A window of the Hordeum vulgare subsp. vulgare chromosome 5H, MorexV3_pseudomolecules_assembly, whole genome shotgun sequence genome harbors these coding sequences:
- the LOC123398641 gene encoding protein PELPK1-like produces the protein MASNASMLVMIMVCALLLAGSTCHAARNLADTTPVASAPAASAVPGLPAVPTLPAAPTDTVTLMPPMSSVTLPTVPQVTLPPMPAIVVPKAVLPPMPKVTLPTVPQVTMAPMPAIVVPKVTLPPLPFVPSVNVPMPFAAPAPSA, from the coding sequence ATGGCTTCCAACGCGAGCATGTTGGTCATGATCATGGTGTGcgcgctcctcctcgccggcagcaCGTGCCACGCCGCCCGCAACCTGGCTGACACGACGCCGGTGGCTTCCGCCCCGGCTGCTAGCGCCGTCCCTGGCTTGCCGGCCGTGCCGACCTTGCCTGCCGCACCCACGGACACGGTCACCCTGATGCCACCCATGTCGTCGGTCACCCTGCCCACCGTGCCGCAGGTGACGCTGCCGCCCATGCCTGCCATCGTCGTGCCCAAGGCGGTGTTGCCGCCCATGCCCAAGGTCACCCTCCCCACGGTGCCACAGGTGACGATGGCGCCGATGCCCGCCATTGTCGTGCCCAAGGTGACCCTGCCGCCGTTGCCCTTCGTCCCGAGTGTGAATGTGCCCATGCCGTTCGCGGCCCCGGCCCCGTCAGCGTAG
- the LOC123452536 gene encoding protein PELPK1-like: MASTASMLAVVMACAILLAGRTCNAARNLADTTSAAAAPAASTVPGLPAMPTLPGVPTDTVTLMPPMPSVTLPTVPQVTLPPMPAIVVPTAVLPPMPKVTLPTVPQVTMAPMPAIVVPKVTLPPLPFVPSVNVPMPFAAPPPSA, from the coding sequence ATGGCTTCCACCGCGAGCATGCTGGCCGTGGTCATGGCGTGCGCGATCCTCCTCGCCGGCAGAACGTGCAACGCCGCCCGCAACCTGGCCGACACGACGTccgcggccgccgctccggctgcaAGCACCGTCCCTGGCCTGCCGGCCATGCCAACCTTGCCCGGCGTGCCCACGGACACGGTGACCCTGATGCCGCCCATGCCGTCGGTCACCCTTCCCACCGTGCCGCAGGTGACGCTGCCGCCCATGCCGGCCATCGTCGTGCCCACGGCGGTCCTGCCGCCCATGCCCAAGGTCACCCTCCCCACCGTGCCGCAGGTGACGATGGCGCCGATGCCCGCGATTGTCGTGCCCAAGGTGACGCTGCCGCCGTTGCCGTTCGTCCCGAGTGTGAATGTGCCCATGCCGTTCGCGGCGCCGCCCCCTTCAGCGTAG
- the LOC123452535 gene encoding protein PELPK1-like has protein sequence MASTASMLAVVMACAILLAGSTCHAARNLADTTSAAAAPAASTVPGLPAMPTLPGVPTDTVTLMPPMPSVTLPTVPQVTLPPMPAIVVPRAVLPPMPKVTLPTVPQVTMAPMPAIVVPKVTLPPLPFVPSVNVPMPFAAPPPSA, from the coding sequence ATGGCTTCCACCGCGAGCATGTTGGCCGTGGTCATGGCGTGCGCGATCCTCCTCGCCGGCAGCACGTGCCACGCCGCCCGCAACCTGGCCGACACGACGTccgcggccgccgctccggctgcaAGCACCGTCCCTGGCCTGCCGGCCATGCCAACCTTGCCCGGCGTGCCCACGGACACGGTGACCCTGATGCCACCCATGCCGTCGGTCACCCTGCCCACCGTGCCGCAGGTGACGCTGCCGCCCATGCCGGCCATCGTCGTGCCCAGGGCGGTCCTGCCGCCCATGCCCAAGGTCACCCTCCCCACCGTGCCGCAGGTGACGATGGCGCCGATGCCCGCCATTGTCGTGCCCAAGGTGACGCTGCCGCCGTTGCCGTTCGTCCCGAGTGTGAACGTGCCCATGCCGTTCGCGGCTCCACCACCGTCAGCGTAG